The sequence ATCCGATTAACGGTGAATAGTCcatatgaacaaacgatgaacaatgaatagcatatgaacgaacgatgaacgatgaatggtGACTATGAACGATCCGATAAACGATGAATAgtacgtatgaacgaacgatgaatagtgattatgaacgaacgaacgaacaatcgaatgatcggacgaacgattgaTCAGAATTTCCGTagcggctgaacaaagattatttggataaacagacgaacgatcggacgaacgaacaaacaaactatgAACAGttagacgaacgatcgaatgaacgaCCGAACGATACTTATGCTCgtgttgtgcttgtgtgggagtgtGAGTGAGACTGAGTTGTCGTGAAATGGCTTGGGATGACAATGAGGGGAGGtcgttgcccctctatttataggcgaGGTGGGGTGGGATTAGTGGGAGGAGGCAGGGTTAGTGGGAGGAGGCAGGGTTAGtgggaggaggcgaggattagtgggagataagcatgtatttATCATGGATAAGTGAATTAGCTTGTAAAGCTCACTGTATGACACTGGAGATgtatgtatacgtatgagcataagaaaaattattaagaaaatatttgtagggactttaaaaatgattctgaaggtatttctcaggaggaaaatatttggagaaatatTGGTAGAATATTTAGactgtatttctggaaagaatttgagaggGAGTAttgaggaaatatttgtaggatattttaagTAGGATTTTGGAGAGATTATGGACCACTATATTTTGATTTGTTGAGATCAACTTGCAAATAAACATGTTGAAACGaaattttaaatttatttttaattTAGAGCGTGTTTGAgaaattttcaaaaatttgaaTTTTCGTGATGCTACATGAACCCGCAGCCGCAGGCGCGGGCACGGTGGCactcacaaacaaacattttgaaacaaaatttaaaattcattttgaatttagagcgagtttgaaaaattttcaagatttgaatttttgtggTGCTACACGAACCCGCCAGCGCAGGCGCGGCGACGCTTCGGCTCGACCAAGGTGGCTTGAGCCCCGGTTCGGGCGCCGGTACGGTGGCCCGGCCATGGCATGGCAGCGCCGCGGGCACGACCTTGGTGCATGGCGGCCACGGCGCTGCACGGGCGCACGACCTAGCCTAGCACGGGCGCGGTAGCCCCGACGCGGCGCGGGCGCCTCAACCTGGCGTAGGTGCGACGATCTCGACGGTCATCTCCTCCGGCCGCGCCCCGACAGTCATGATGCGGGCGCACAGCCGGTGGCGCGGCCTGGCGCGACCGTGGCTCAGGTCCGTGCGCGCGACCTCGACGTTCGGACGCGTAGCCCCAACCTATGCTGGTGTGGCCTCGGCCTGAGCGACCAGCGTGGCTCTGACGCGTGGGCGCGCAACCCCGGTGGCTCGACGTCGTCGACAACACGAAGATGGCGCATATGACGAGTGTGAAGAGAAACTGTACATAAACCTTTCTGTTATTATAGAGGTCGAGACttcctctcttcttctttctCCAACAACTTCTTTTTGTTCCCGCCATCTGTTGTTAACATGTTGGATTGCAAATGTAATGAGATACAGAGACTAGCCACAATTAAATGAATCCATAGTTCTTTATTAACATAATGATTACTTATATAGAGATACAAGGGATGTGACATACGGATGCATTCGTACGGGTGCGACGAACGGATGTGTCCATTTGTCGATAACCCTTCCACAAAAGATGTCGGTTGAGATCATCCTTCAACTGCTTTGACTCATACATACGGCAGTGGGGCTGTGGGGGGCACACAGTGCAGTGCTACTCCAAATCTCCAATACGAACGGATCAACGGAGCAGTAACCGCAGCagtacatgcatgcatgcatgcaggtATGGTGCCCTGGCCTGTGCGTGGCGTGGTGCCGTGGTGACGTTTGAGCTGTGGGCTGTGGCGCTGAGAGAGTCCGAGCAGGTGACTGTCAGGAAGTGGGACCAGTCCTCTGTCTGCTCATCGCACTCGAGGTGTACCGTGGAGATTTCCTCTGATCATCAGATCATGATCCTTCGTTCCTTTTGTGAGGGAAAAAAGAACGGCGGAAATGCGCTGCCAATTCCGGGAAACTACACatccttcttctttcttcttgcaCGACCACACAACACAAATGGTGGCCGGTGCCCTTAACCTGTTACAGCTTTCGGACGATCTTCGAATGCACTTCAACTGTGGGAAGAAATCAGACCATCATTTTCACCGATGAGACATATACTCACACACTTCTACTTGAATGGTTGTTTATCTTTTGAGCAAAAAGTCACCGCCAGAAATGGCGCCGATGGGTGTGCCTGTGCTGCCGAGGGTTAACGATGGAAGCTACTAGCGTAGCCCCTAGTGCTGGAGCAAATTGATGGCGCTCGTCCCGTCCCGTCCCGTCCCTCCCTCTGCTGCGCGCGCCTACGCCCCgcccctctttctctctctctgacACCGCACGCCGTGCACCCAGCCGTCCACtgatccaccaccaccacccctcCCGTCTCCCGCCATGCCACCTGCCTTTGACCTGCCTATCATCTCGCccgcgccgtccccgtccccgtccccgccgccgccgATTCCATTCCATATGCCCAttccctcctccaccaccaccaccgctaagCCCCTCACTCCGCTCGCTTCCCTTTTATTCCATCCGCCACCCCCACGCCCCCCTCGCCACCACACCACAACGCCACAATCACAATGCCTCCTCCCACCTTCCTCCtcggcctcctcctcctcctcctcctcgccgccgccgcccccgcccccgcctccGCCACGCCGGAGCGGGACGCGTACGCGCTGTCGAGGCTCAAGGCGTCGCTCGTCCCGTCCGCCACAAACTCCACCTCGGCACCGCTGTCCGACTGGGACCCGGCCGCGACCCCGCCGGCGCACTGCGCGTTCACGGGCGTGACCTGCGACGCCGCCACGTCGCGCGTCGTCGCGATCAACCTCACGGCCGTGCCGCTCCACGGGGGCGCGCTCCCGCCCGAGGTCGCGCTGCTGGACGCGCTCGCCAGCCTCACCGTCGCCAACTGCTATCTCCGCGGCCGCCTCCCGCCCGCGCTCGCGTCCATGCCCGCGCTCCGCCACCTCAACCTCTCCAACAACAACCTCAGCGGGCCCTTCCCGCCGCCGCCCCCCGCCGCCTACTTCCCGGCGCTCGAGATCGTCGACGTCTACAACAACAACCTGTCCGGCCCGCTCCCGCCGCTGGGCGCGCCGCACGCGCGCTCCCTCCGCTACCTCCACCTCGGCGGGAACTACTTCAACGGCTCCATCCCGGACACCTTCGGCGACCTCGCCGCGCTCGAGTACCTGGGCCTCAACGGCAACGCGCTGTCGGGCCGGGTCCCGCCCTCGCTCTCCCGCCTCTCCCGCCTCCGGGAGATGTACGTCGGATACTACAACCAGTACAGCGGCGGGGTCCCGCGCGAGTTCGGCGCGCTCCAGTCGCTCGTCCGCCTCGACATGAGCAGCTGCACGCTCACGGGGCCCATCCCGCCGGAGCTCGCGCGGCTGTCCCGCCTCGACACGCTCTTCCTCGCCTTGAACCAGCTCACGGGGGAGATACCGCCGGAGCTCGGCGCTCTCACCAGCCTTCGGTCGCTCGACCTCTCCATCAATGACCTCGCCGGCGAGATACCCGCCAGCTTCGCCGCTCTCACCAACCTCAAGCTGCTCAACCTCTTCCGGAACCACCTCCGCGGCGAGATACCGGCCTTCCTCGGCGACTTCCCTTTCCTCGAGGTGCTGCAGGTGTGGGACAACAACCTCACAGGCCCCCTCCCGCCCGCGCTCGGCAGGAACGGCCGCCTCAAGACGCTGGACGTCACCAGTAACCACCTCACCGGCACCATACCGCCGGACCTCTGCGCCGGACGGAACCTGCAGCTGCTCGTGCTCATGGACAACGGCTTCTTCGGCAGCATCCCCGAGTCGCTCGGCGACTGCAAGACGCTCACGCGCGTCCGCCTCGGCAAGAACTTCCTGACCGGCCCCGTCCCGGCCGGGCTCTTCGACCTTCCCCAGGCGAACATGCTCGAGCTCACCGACAACATGCTCACCGGCGAGCTCCCGGACGTGATCGCTGGAGACAAGATCGGCATGCTCATGCTGGGGAACAATCGCATCGGAGGGCGCATCCCCGCCGCTATCGGCAACCTCCCCGCGCTGCAGACGCTGTCCCTGGAGTCGAACAACTTCTCTGGCCCGCTGCCTCCGGAGATCGGCAGGCTCAGGAACCTCACCAGGCTCAACGCCAGCGGCAACGCGCTCACGGGAGGCATCCCGAGGGAGCTCATGGGCTGCGCCTCCCTGGGCGCCGTCGACCTCAGCCGGAACGGCCTCACCGGCGAGATACCGGACACCGTGACGTCGCTCAAGATCCTGTGCACGCTCAACGTGTCGAGGAACAGGCTGTCGGGCGAGCTGCCGGCGGCGATGGCCAACATGACGAGCCTGACGACGCTGGACGTGTCCTACAACCAGCTGTCGGGCCCCGTGCCGATGCAGGGCCAGTTCCTGGTGTTCAACGAGAGCTCGTTCGTGGGCAACCCGGGGCTGTGCAGCGCGTGCCCCCCATCGTCCGGCGGCGCGCGGTCGCCCTTCTCGCTGCGCCGGTGGGACTCGAAGAAGCTGCTGGTGTGGCTGGTCGTTCTCCTCACCCTGCTGGTCCTGGCGGTCCTGGGCGCGCGGAAGGCGCACGAGGCGTGGCGcgaggcggcgcggcggcggtcgGGGGCCTGGAAGATGACGGCGTTCCAGAAGCTGGACTTCTCGGCGGACGACGTGGTGGAGTGTCTCAAGGAGGACAACATCATCGGCAAGGGCGGCGCCGGGATCGTGTACCACGGCGTGACCCGCGGCGGCGCGGAGCTGGCGATCAAGCGGCTGGTGGGGAGAGGGTGCGGCGACCACGACCGCGGGTTCACCGCAGAGGTCACCACGCTGGGCCGCATCCGGCACCGCAACATCGTGCGCCTGCTCGGCTTCGTCTCCAACCGGGAGGCCAACCTGCTGCTGTACGAGTACATGCCCAACGGGTCGCTAGGCGAGATGCTGCACGGCGGCAAGGGGGGCCACCTCGGGTGGGAGGCCCGGGCGCGCGTTGCGGCGGAGGCGGCGCGCGGGCTCTGCTACCTGCACCACGACTGCGCGCCCCGGATCATCCACCGCGACGTCAAGTCCAACAACATCCTCCTCGACTCCGCCTTCGAGGCGCACGTCGCGGACTTTGGCCTCGCCAAGttcctcggcggcggcggcgccacgTCCGAGTGCATGTCTGCCATCGCCGGCTCCTACGGCTACATCGCCCCAGGTAACAAAACTCTCGCCGCATAGCAGCATAACCACgtgtttgtactccttttaataaTATTTTTTTCACTGGCTCGCATGCAGAGTACGCGTACACCCTTCGCGTGGACGAGAAGAGTGACGTGTACAGCTTCGGCGTGGTGCTGCTGGAGCTCATCACGGGGCGGCGCCCCGTGGGCAGCTTCGGCGACGGCGTGGACATCGTGCACTGGGTGCGCAAGGTGACCGCGGACGCCGCCGCCGCGGAGGAGCCCGTCCTGCTGGTGGCGGACCGTCGGCTGGCGCCGGAGCCGGTGCCGCTGCTGGCGGACCTCTACAGGGTGGCCATGGCGTGCGTGGAGGAGGCCAGCACGGCCCGGCCCACCATGCGCGAGGTCGTGCACATGCTCTCCACCTCCGCCGCGGCCCAGCCCGACGTCCCCCACGCCTTGTGCAAGGTCGTCGATTAATTTGCCTTATATATGACGATTATGTATATGATCCGGGCAGGGTTAGCGCCTGTGATCTATTTAGCGGCTGCCTTTTTGGCGTCACTCGTCTCGTGTGTGATGATGGCTGGATGGATGTGTAAAACAAATAACCAGCAGGTGGCTACTCGTGAATGAAAGTTGCCGGTTCTTATTCTCATGCATATATATTAGCAACACACAAAGTGAGATGGCATATATTCCCTTTCCCTGGCGTTTGTTGCTTTGGGTTATTCGTcttggcttctcgcggaaggtcttTCTGCTGTTCTTGAACGACAGGATAGTATAGAGGCTTCTATGAGAAAGATGCTTCATGCTGCGAAAGTTGAAAATGGCAGATGCACATTGCGTATCCCCACAGGGCAGGACACTTTGCGCATGGCCTAGTACTAACACAATCCATGGAGCAAGGAACATTACTGCCCTTGGCCTCCAAGCTGCTTCCTTAATCATCAAGGATGAATTAGGAAAAAAAAGGATAAACGGACCGCCATGACCAGAGCCAGTGAGGGAGCCACTTCACCTGCCGACTGCAATCGACGGCCCACCCGTCAGCCAGAGAGAAACAGTCCACCGCGGTTGGATTGGACGACGAGATCTCAACGTGGGGCGGTCCGAGCCGGGCGCACGCGCACACGCGCTTCTCAACTCCCACCAATATTACCCTCCATATATCACCGACAGGTGGGACATCAACCAAGCCGGTACCCAACAACAGCACAGAAAACCCCACAGGTCATAGACAGCGGAGCTCCCTCCAGTCTCCATCCAATAACACGAGCTAACCACCGCCCAACCGAAACCGGGCCCCACCGGTCTCCCCGTCGCCACGTACGCGGCCGGAGCGCCCTATACAAGCGCCACGTCGATCGCCGACTCGCCGTCGCCGCGTCCCCCACGGCTCTTCCTTCATCCTCCGGCGAGCTATAAATCCCTCCCGCCGACGCCACCCCCATGGCATCCCGCGGTTCCCCTTCCTCCTACTCCTCCCCGAGGACCCCGACGTCGTCGAAGGCTAACCCTTGGCCCGCGCCCTCCGCCCCGCCGCTGTACCCGACGCTCTCCATGGCCGACCTCGCGCCCGTCGAGATAGGGCCCGCCTCGTCGCCGACGGCCTCGGATGACTACAACGCGCCTCCGCCGTCTGAGGACGTCCTCCTCCGGGTCCCCGGCGCGCGGCTCCACCTCGTCGACCGCAGCCGCAGCCACCCGCTGGCCGCCGGCGACCTCTCCCTCCTCCGCATCCGCTCCGGCGACACCTCCCTGGCCGCCATCGCGCTGCTGGGCCCGGTCCAGTGGCCGCTCGCGCGCGACGTGGCCGCCGTCAAGCTGGATCCCTGCCACTACGCCTTCTCCCTCACCGTGCCGGCCTCCGCCGACGACCCCAGCCCCGACCCGCTCCACTACGGCCTCACGCTCTCCCGCCCCGATGTGCGCCTCGACGGCGTCCTCGCTGCCTACACCAGCTTCTCCGTGCACGCCGTGGTCGGCGCCGGGCAGCTGGAGGCCAGGGTGCGCGACGAGGCCGAGGCCGCCGCGTACTGGACGGCCGTCGCGCCCAACGTGGAGGCGTACGGAGGCGCGGTGGCCAGGACCATCGCCACGGGCGCCGAGCACCTCGCCAAGGGGATACTGTGGTGCGGGGAGGTCACGGTGGAGAGGCTCCGTTGGGGCAATGAGGTCCTCAAGAGGAGGATGCAGCCTGGCGACGCCAACGCCGAGGTCAGCCCCGAGATGCTCAGGCGAATCAAAAGGTATTGGCCGTTTCCGctatttctctttttgttccTAGTAATATACATTGGAAATAAAAATTACTAAGGTCGGTTATTCTAATGATATGTGGATTGAAGTGTATTAGAATGAAGATTTAAATCGACTCAATACCACTCAATGCACATGTATTAACGGTGAAACAAACAAGTCTTAGTCTTATTTGGTTATTATCAATTCATGTGGATTGGTAGAGATTGGCAATTTGTGATAGATTATGATagattttgacttgttatggatttaaaccgactcaatgTCATCCAATCTACATGGATTGCCGTCTAAACAAACATGCCCTGAAGATGTAATCTACTAATGTTTGCTTCATACAACATTCAGTTATGGTGTTGTGCCTTGACTCTTTGTTTTTGCCAATTGCCATCTAGAAGAGCTGAAGGGGCTCCCTATTTCTAAAACATTTCTTTAGCGATGTCCACTGATATTGACAGAGGAGTATGCACTCTGTGATCGATTTCAGAGATGGACTGAACTGGATTGGACTGATGCCATGCCACATAGCCATAGATATATGCAGATGTCAACTTATAATGAGACTGTTCGCTGAGGTCTGAGGCGTCGTTTTCTGAACTTGTGATTGCTTGGCTGAGTAGTATATGTTTGGTGTTAAGAGATTGTTCAGATGTCTATGCTACCATAGCCTGATATATGTCTTCGTAACCTTTTTGTGTCTGTGTGTGGACATTTCTGTTGCCAATAACATCGCATTGTTTCTGCCTCTAGACGTCGAATTTACGTATGGTTTGCCTGACTGTATTGACTCATTTTTTGCCTGACTGTATTGACTCATTTTTGGGTATATTGGTTTTACGTTTTTTTGGTAATACACAAGCTTTAAACTACTATTTAAACGATTTTGGACATAGATAGGTTTGGCATATTCTGTGTGAGTCTGAGATATAGGAAATTCAGGCAAATATCTGAGTTGCTTAACAACGTCCTTGCTTACGGTTGCTGGCAGGGCTAAGAGGGTGAGCCAAATATCTGAGAAAGTGGCGACTGGGATTTTGTCCGGAGTGGTGAAGGTCACTGGTTACTTCACAAGCTCTCTGGCCAACTCGAAAGCTGGCAAGAAGTTCTTCAACATGTTGCCTGGAGAGATCGTTCTTGCTTCGCTTGACGGATTTGGTACGTTGCTGTTACTAACACTTGTATCGTATAAGGCCAAGTGCCCGTGTGGCATTACTCGTCTGTCATTTCACTCTAGCGGCATTGTTAGATATAATATTAATTGAGATGTGCCCCTCTGCCAGCCTTGCATAAGTCAACAGACAACTGTCTGTCTGTGTATGTTGTAGTAGTTTCTGTGTTAATAGAGATGCCTTGGATGCCCTTTATAGAGTCTCGTATTGTTTTTTGTTTTATTGAGATGATAACTTCTGTAGTTGTGGCTTTACGAGGAAATTTAGATAGTGTTTGGTTCCGGAGCCACTCGAGGTAGAATGGTTCCGTCCCGAGAGCGGCTCCGTCCTGGAGATTTTGAGGAGTCAGATGATTTAACAATTGAGCATGACTTTCC is a genomic window of Zea mays cultivar B73 chromosome 5, Zm-B73-REFERENCE-NAM-5.0, whole genome shotgun sequence containing:
- the LOC103626458 gene encoding leucine-rich repeat receptor-like kinase protein THICK TASSEL DWARF1 precursor produces the protein MPPPTFLLGLLLLLLLAAAAPAPASATPERDAYALSRLKASLVPSATNSTSAPLSDWDPAATPPAHCAFTGVTCDAATSRVVAINLTAVPLHGGALPPEVALLDALASLTVANCYLRGRLPPALASMPALRHLNLSNNNLSGPFPPPPPAAYFPALEIVDVYNNNLSGPLPPLGAPHARSLRYLHLGGNYFNGSIPDTFGDLAALEYLGLNGNALSGRVPPSLSRLSRLREMYVGYYNQYSGGVPREFGALQSLVRLDMSSCTLTGPIPPELARLSRLDTLFLALNQLTGEIPPELGALTSLRSLDLSINDLAGEIPASFAALTNLKLLNLFRNHLRGEIPAFLGDFPFLEVLQVWDNNLTGPLPPALGRNGRLKTLDVTSNHLTGTIPPDLCAGRNLQLLVLMDNGFFGSIPESLGDCKTLTRVRLGKNFLTGPVPAGLFDLPQANMLELTDNMLTGELPDVIAGDKIGMLMLGNNRIGGRIPAAIGNLPALQTLSLESNNFSGPLPPEIGRLRNLTRLNASGNALTGGIPRELMGCASLGAVDLSRNGLTGEIPDTVTSLKILCTLNVSRNRLSGELPAAMANMTSLTTLDVSYNQLSGPVPMQGQFLVFNESSFVGNPGLCSACPPSSGGARSPFSLRRWDSKKLLVWLVVLLTLLVLAVLGARKAHEAWREAARRRSGAWKMTAFQKLDFSADDVVECLKEDNIIGKGGAGIVYHGVTRGGAELAIKRLVGRGCGDHDRGFTAEVTTLGRIRHRNIVRLLGFVSNREANLLLYEYMPNGSLGEMLHGGKGGHLGWEARARVAAEAARGLCYLHHDCAPRIIHRDVKSNNILLDSAFEAHVADFGLAKFLGGGGATSECMSAIAGSYGYIAPEYAYTLRVDEKSDVYSFGVVLLELITGRRPVGSFGDGVDIVHWVRKVTADAAAAEEPVLLVADRRLAPEPVPLLADLYRVAMACVEEASTARPTMREVVHMLSTSAAAQPDVPHALCKVVD
- the LOC541647 gene encoding physical impedance induced protein 2, translated to MASRGSPSSYSSPRTPTSSKANPWPAPSAPPLYPTLSMADLAPVEIGPASSPTASDDYNAPPPSEDVLLRVPGARLHLVDRSRSHPLAAGDLSLLRIRSGDTSLAAIALLGPVQWPLARDVAAVKLDPCHYAFSLTVPASADDPSPDPLHYGLTLSRPDVRLDGVLAAYTSFSVHAVVGAGQLEARVRDEAEAAAYWTAVAPNVEAYGGAVARTIATGAEHLAKGILWCGEVTVERLRWGNEVLKRRMQPGDANAEVSPEMLRRIKRAKRVSQISEKVATGILSGVVKVTGYFTSSLANSKAGKKFFNMLPGEIVLASLDGFGKICDAVEVAGKNVLSTSSTVTTGLVSHRYGDKAAAATNEGLDAAGHAIGTAWAVFKIRQALNPKSVLKPTALATSTIRANVAELRAMHGSSK